One genomic window of Thalassolituus hydrocarboniclasticus includes the following:
- a CDS encoding TatD family hydrolase, with the protein MFNSEPVWFDSHCHFDFACLDGERDKQWALAQRLGVRGLLVPGVQRSQCEQLAAFCHQRPFFYALGLHPYFIAQHQQDDLNWLEQTLQDQLLAQKLVALGETGLDWMLATDAEQREEQWFWFRAQVALAKKYQLPLILHVRGAHDEAASYLRQQQFTHGGMVHAFSGSEQQGRAWYKLGFRLGIGGAMSHSRAHKLRRTVASLPLDCWLLETDSPDMKPAFWAGEHNSPACIPVLAALLASLHKLSLPALALQQQQNLLHSFPRMAQTRDKAE; encoded by the coding sequence ATGTTTAATTCTGAGCCGGTCTGGTTCGACAGTCATTGTCATTTTGATTTCGCCTGCCTGGATGGCGAACGTGACAAACAATGGGCGCTGGCTCAGCGTCTGGGTGTTCGTGGTTTATTGGTTCCCGGCGTACAGCGTTCACAGTGTGAACAGCTGGCGGCGTTCTGTCATCAGCGGCCATTTTTTTATGCTCTTGGGTTGCATCCGTACTTTATCGCTCAGCATCAGCAGGATGATCTGAACTGGCTTGAGCAAACCCTGCAGGATCAGCTTCTTGCTCAAAAGCTGGTGGCCTTGGGAGAAACCGGACTCGACTGGATGCTGGCGACGGATGCTGAACAGCGCGAAGAACAGTGGTTCTGGTTCCGGGCTCAGGTGGCGCTGGCAAAAAAATATCAGTTACCGCTGATTCTGCATGTCCGTGGAGCACACGATGAAGCGGCGTCTTATCTGCGTCAGCAGCAGTTTACCCATGGAGGCATGGTGCACGCCTTCAGTGGCAGCGAACAGCAGGGCAGAGCCTGGTACAAACTGGGTTTTCGCCTGGGGATTGGTGGGGCAATGAGTCATTCACGGGCGCATAAGTTACGGCGTACAGTCGCTTCTCTGCCGCTGGATTGCTGGTTGCTGGAAACCGACAGTCCGGATATGAAACCGGCGTTTTGGGCGGGGGAGCATAACAGTCCGGCTTGTATTCCCGTACTTGCAGCTTTACTGGCCAGTCTGCATAAGCTCAGCCTGCCGGCATTGGCGCTGCAGCAGCAACAGAATCTGCTGCACAGTTTTCCGCGCATGGCGCAGACAAGGGATAAGGCCGAATGA